The Chitinophagales bacterium genomic interval GGTGAGTTTTGGTTTTCTTTACTCTTTAATAAACTTTCTTATTGAAGCGTTTCCTTCTTTTGTTGCGAAACGAATGGTGTAAACACCTTTGCTTAAATCTTGCAATTGCAATTGGGTGGTGTTGCCTTGCAAAGACTTTACCTTCTCGCCTAAAAGATTGAACACTTCCATGGCAGCTAACTCTTCTGCGGTGTTAATAGTTAAGATATCTTTTACCGGGTTGGGATATACCAACAACACCATGTTTTCCATTTCATCCGAAATTCCAACCATATTTACTGCAACAGGGCTGCTAATAGCACTACATCCATCCGATGTAATAATTTCCAATTGGTAGTTCCCGGATTCTATAGCGGTATATTGAGGAGCGTTCGCACTACTGATAACTACTCCATTCAACAACCACTGATATTGTGCAGCCGTTACATTTGATGTAAGCACATTACCGTTTACAGTAAACGAAGCAGCGGGCACTTGGTGAACTGCCAACGCATACGCTGCAGAAGTATCGCTGCCACAGGCATTGATAACACGCAATTGGTAGCTTCCATCGTGCACTGCTGCTGAAAGCGAATTGATGGCATAGGTGGCTGATGTTGCACCCGGAATAGGCAAGCCATTTTTCAGCCATTGATAACTAAACTTATTGGAGTTTGCCGCTATGCTATCTACACTCAACGTAGCAGCAGTTCCGGGGCACAAACTCGCCCAGGAATTGATACTTGTATTGCCGGTAATATCCGGTGCAGTGCAGGGGGTTGTAAAATGAACAGAATCCACACAACCATTGGTATCCGTAGAAATGACGGTATAAGTTTCGGGGCAGTTACCAGTGGTTACGAATGGTGAACTTGCAGCTGAATTGGTAACGCCTCCGGATGACCAATTGTAATTCACGCTCATAGGAAATGCTCCGGTGATTGAAATGCTAGCATTCCAACACAACCCACGGTGCCATATACCGAGTCAAGATGAACCGAAAAACCGCTACAGCTACCCTGTGCTGAAGCTCCTCCTGCAAAAAGTTTTCCGGTGAATGTCGCCACCAGAAGAGCGATGAGTGTATTTTGCTTTTTCATAATTGCTGAATTTTGTTTGAGTGCAAACATCATTTCGACATGAAGTTTGCATTTCAATTACTTCACCAACAGCAGTTTTCAATTCATAAACGGTAAAATTTAAATTGCTTTTATTTGAACCAATGAAGAAACTGTATGTGCAGATAGCGGAAGCGGAAGCCAAGCTGGCTACAGCAAACAATAACGAAAAACTGTGGCTGTGGTTTGAGTTATCGAAGCTTTACATGAATACCGATGCAGCAAAATCTACTGCTTACGAAAACCTGATTCTTGCTACCGAACACATTACAGACACAGAAATTTACTTGCGGGCATGCTTGCTGCGGGCAAGTTCTTACATGAACAATTTTGAATTGGATGCTGCCTTAGAAATTGTGGCAACTGTGGTGGAGCAAAACAAGACACACCAAAGCGCGTATGTGCAACACGAAGCGCTAGTGCTGTTTGCCTACACAACCCATTTGAAAGACAGCACACAAAACGTGGCTCCGTATTTCGAGCAAGCCATTGCGCTGCACGAACAACTGAGCGATCATGATGCCAAAGCACTTTGCTATTGCCTGTATGGAAGCTAC includes:
- a CDS encoding T9SS type A sorting domain-containing protein, whose amino-acid sequence is MSVNYNWSSGGVTNSAASSPFVTTGNCPETYTVISTDTNGCVDSVHFTTPCTAPDITGNTSINSWASLCPGTAATLSVDSIAANSNKFSYQWLKNGLPIPGATSATYAINSLSAAVHDGSYQLRVINACGSDTSAAYALAVHQVPAASFTVNGNVLTSNVTAAQYQWLLNGVVISSANAPQYTAIESGNYQLEIITSDGCSAISSPVAVNMVGISDEMENMVLLVYPNPVKDILTINTAEELAAMEVFNLLGEKVKSLQGNTTQLQLQDLSKGVYTIRFATKEGNASIRKFIKE